The genomic interval GCCGAGCTCGTGGTCACCGCGATCAGCGGCTCCGTGGTCAACGGCGCGAACATGGGCTTCCCGATCGCCGCGTACGTCCTGGGCGACACCTCGCACGCGCTGCCCGTGATCCTCTTCCAGCAGGCGATCTACACGCCGCTGTACCTGTTCGTGCTGCACGCCGTGACCACGAAGATGCGTCCCTCCCCCGCGGGCGTGCTGCGCAACATCGCCTCGAACCCGACGATCGTGGCCGCCGCGGTCGGGATCGTGCTCGTCGTGTGCGGGGTGAAGCTGCCGGAGGTGATCCTGCAGCCCTTCGGCTCGATCGCGGACATGGCGATCCCCGCCATGCTGCTGGCCTACGGGATCTCGCTGATGGGGTCGGCGCCGCTCGCCAAGGACGACGGGTACCGCGGGCTGATCGCGATCGCCACCGTCTTCAAGCTCGCCGTGATGCCGGTGATCGCGCTCGGCCTGGGTCTGCTGCTCGGACTCGGCGGGCACGATCTCTTCGCGGTCGTGGTGATGGCCGCGCTGCCGACGGCGCAGAACGTGTTCGTCGCCGCCTCCCAGTACAAGGCCGCCGAGAACCTCGCCCGGGACACGGTGCTGCTGACGACGGTCGGCACCGTGATCACCCTGCTCATCGTCTCCGGCGTGATGAGCGCGTGAGCGGGTCCTCCGTGACCCCGACGACGGGTCGCGATAGGATCGCCCCGTGGCTCGTTCGCTCCTGCTTCCGTAGCCGCGCCGGACATGCGTCCGCCCCAGCCGTCGGCCCCGGGGACCGGACACCGACGCGGCTCCCCTCGCCTGTGCGGGGGTTTTTTTGTGCCGGAGCGGGCACGGGCCCCAGGACCACCACCGAGAAGGACAGACATCCATGAGCGAGGCACCCTTCCGCTACACGGCCGAGATGGCCCGGAGCATCGAGGAGCGCTGGCAGAAGCGCTGGGACGAGGACGGCACCTACGACGCCGTGAACCCGGTGGGGCCGCTCGCGGACGGCACCGCCCCCGCGGACCTGCCCGAGAAGATGTACATCATGGACATGTTCCCCTACCCCTCCGGGGTGGGGCTGCACGTGGGCCATCCGCTGGGCTACATCGCGACCGACGTGATCGCCCGGTACCAGCGCACGCTGGGCAGGAACGTGCTGTACACGATGGGCTACGACGCCTTCGGCCTGCCCGCCGAGCAGTACGCCGTGCAGACCGGCACGCACCCGCGCACCACCACCGAGGCGAACATCGCCAACATGCGCCGCCAGCTGCACCGCCTGGGCCTGAGCCACGATCCGCGCCGCTCCTTCGCGACCACGGACCCGGAGTTCGTGAAGTGGACGCAGTGGATCTTCCTGCAGGTCTTCGACTCCTGGTACGACCCGTCGGCCGCGAACGCGGACGGCGTGCGCGGGCGCGCCCGCCCGATCGCCGAGCTGGTCGAGGAGCTGCGCGCGGGCGCCGTCGACCCCTTCGCGCTGGCGGAGCGCCAGGGCATCGCCCTGCCCGAGGACTGGGCGGGGCGCAGCGCCGAGGACCTGGCGAGGGCCTCCGAGAAGGAGATCCGCGACCTCGCGGAATCCTTCCGCCTGGCCTTCATCTCCGAGACGCCCGTGAACTGGTGCCCGGGACTGGGCACGGTGCTGGCGAACGAGGAGGTCACCTCCGAGGGCCGCTCCGAGCGCGGCAACTTCCCGGTCTTCACGCGGACCCTGCGCCAGTGGAACATGCGCATCACGACCTTCGCCGACCGCCTGCTCGAGGACCTGGACCGCGTCCAGTGGCCCGAGGCCGTGCGCTCCATGCAGCGCAACTGGATCGGCCGCTCCCACGGCGCCCAGATCGCCTTCGGCATCGAGGGCCGCGACGGGGACGGCGCGGGCTTCGAGGTCTTCACGACCCGGGCCGACACGCTGTTCGGCGCCACCTTCTGCGTGCTGGCCCCCGAGCACGCCCTGCTGGCCGACGTCGACTCCCTGCCGGAGGCATGGCCCGAGGGCGCGAAGGACGCGTGGACGGGCGGCGCCGCGAGCCCGCGCGAGGCCGTGCGCGCCTACCAGCAGCGCGCCGCCGCGGCGGGCGAGGAGGACCGCACCGCCGAGGACCGCGAGAAGACCGGCGTGTTCACCGGCCTGTTCGCCGTGAACCCCATGGACGGCCGCCGCCTGCCCGTGTTCACCGCGGACTACGTGCTCACCGGCTACGGCACCGGCGCAATCATGGCCGTCCCCGCGGAGGACGAGCGCGACTTCGCCTTCGCCGACCGCTTCGAGCTGCCGATCATCCGCACCGTCCAGCCGCCCGCCGACTTCGAGGGCGGCGCCTGGACCGGCGAGGGCGCGAAGATCAACTCGCGCAACGACGAGCTGGACCTGGACGGCCTGGACAAGGACGAGGCCAAGCGCCTGGCCACCGAGTACGCGACCGCGAAGGGCTTCGGGCGCGCCCGCACCACCTACCGCCTGCGGGACTGGCTGTTCTCCCGCCAGCGCTACTGGGGCGAGCCCTTCCCGATCGTCTACGACCCCGCCGATCCGGAGACGCCGATCGCGCTGCCCGAGAGCATGCTGCCCGTCGAGCTGCCGGAGGTCACGGACTTCTCCCCGAAGACCTTCGACCCGATGGACGCCGAGACCGAGCCGCAGACCCCGCTCTCGCGCGCGACCGAGTGGACGCACGTGACGCTGGACCTGGGCGAGGGCCCCAAGGAATACCTGCGCGAGACGAACACGATGCCGCAGTGGGCGGGCTCGTCCTGGTACCAGCTGCGCTACATCGACCCCTCGGACGGCGCCCACGCGGTCGAGCCGGACAACGAGCGCTACTGGATGGGCCCGCGCCGCGAGGGCGACGTGGGCGGCGTCGACCTGTACGTCGGCGGCGTCGAGCACGCCGTGCTGCACCTGCTGTACGCGCGGTTCTGGCACAAGGTGCTGTTCGATCGCGGCGTCGTCTCCAGCCAGGAGCCCTTCCACCGCCTCATCAACCAGGGGTACATCCAGGCCTTCGCGTACACCGATGCACGCGGCATGTACGTCCCGGCCGACGAGGTCGTCGAGGAGTCCGACGGGACCTTCACCCACCAGGGGGAGAAGGTCACCCAGGAGTACGGCAAGATGGGCAAGAGCCTGAAGAACGCCGTCACCCCGGACGACATGTACGACGAGTACGGGGCGGACACCTTCCGCGTGTACGAGATGTCGATGGGCCCGCTCGAGGACTCCCGCCCGTGGGAGACCCGGGCCGTCGTCGGCTCGCAGCGGTTCCTGCAGCGGCTGTGGCGACTGATCGTGGACGAGGACAGCGGCGAG from Brachybacterium kimchii carries:
- a CDS encoding AEC family transporter — its product is MTGVLSGFFIVWCLIAIGWIVGRTGVLGEQGRFVLNRTTFFLASPCLVLTSLLESDLGQVLSTPMLIAGVSGLVSGGLLLLIIRVLTKRRGAELVVTAISGSVVNGANMGFPIAAYVLGDTSHALPVILFQQAIYTPLYLFVLHAVTTKMRPSPAGVLRNIASNPTIVAAAVGIVLVVCGVKLPEVILQPFGSIADMAIPAMLLAYGISLMGSAPLAKDDGYRGLIAIATVFKLAVMPVIALGLGLLLGLGGHDLFAVVVMAALPTAQNVFVAASQYKAAENLARDTVLLTTVGTVITLLIVSGVMSA
- the leuS gene encoding leucine--tRNA ligase, producing the protein MSEAPFRYTAEMARSIEERWQKRWDEDGTYDAVNPVGPLADGTAPADLPEKMYIMDMFPYPSGVGLHVGHPLGYIATDVIARYQRTLGRNVLYTMGYDAFGLPAEQYAVQTGTHPRTTTEANIANMRRQLHRLGLSHDPRRSFATTDPEFVKWTQWIFLQVFDSWYDPSAANADGVRGRARPIAELVEELRAGAVDPFALAERQGIALPEDWAGRSAEDLARASEKEIRDLAESFRLAFISETPVNWCPGLGTVLANEEVTSEGRSERGNFPVFTRTLRQWNMRITTFADRLLEDLDRVQWPEAVRSMQRNWIGRSHGAQIAFGIEGRDGDGAGFEVFTTRADTLFGATFCVLAPEHALLADVDSLPEAWPEGAKDAWTGGAASPREAVRAYQQRAAAAGEEDRTAEDREKTGVFTGLFAVNPMDGRRLPVFTADYVLTGYGTGAIMAVPAEDERDFAFADRFELPIIRTVQPPADFEGGAWTGEGAKINSRNDELDLDGLDKDEAKRLATEYATAKGFGRARTTYRLRDWLFSRQRYWGEPFPIVYDPADPETPIALPESMLPVELPEVTDFSPKTFDPMDAETEPQTPLSRATEWTHVTLDLGEGPKEYLRETNTMPQWAGSSWYQLRYIDPSDGAHAVEPDNERYWMGPRREGDVGGVDLYVGGVEHAVLHLLYARFWHKVLFDRGVVSSQEPFHRLINQGYIQAFAYTDARGMYVPADEVVEESDGTFTHQGEKVTQEYGKMGKSLKNAVTPDDMYDEYGADTFRVYEMSMGPLEDSRPWETRAVVGSQRFLQRLWRLIVDEDSGELRVSEDPADLPTKQAVHRTIDGVSRDMETFGFNTAIAKLIELVNQLTKSGASPREAVEPLVIMLAPFAPHLAEELWTRLGHEGTVTRERFPEADPELVKADAVTCVVQIKGKVRHRLEVDPEIGEDALQEAVLAEARVQELIGDAEIRKIIVRAPKLVNIVV